Proteins from a genomic interval of Hippocampus zosterae strain Florida chromosome 14, ASM2543408v3, whole genome shotgun sequence:
- the id3 gene encoding DNA-binding protein inhibitor ID-3, which yields MKAISPVRSGRSCYKAVCCISEHSVAIGRTAKQQQHACVEVQAGDMNDCYSRLAALVPSIPRNKTVSQVEILQHVIDYIFDLQIALEAEETPRLLSIKTADLTRTFSKDEGRLCH from the exons ATGAAAGCCATCAGTCCCGTTCGCTCAGGGAGGAGCTGCTACAAGGCCGTGTGCTGCATTTCGGAGCACAGCGTGGCTATCGGCCGGACGGCGAAGCAGCAACAGCACGCGTGCGTGGAGGTTCAGGCTGGCGACATGAACGACTGCTACTCGCGGTTGGCCGCGCTGGTGCCCAGCATCCCCCGCAACAAGACGGTGAGCCAGGTGGAGATTCTGCAACACGTCATCGACTACATCTTCGATCTACAGATCGCCTTGGAGGCCGAAGAGACCCCGAGGCTCTTGTCGATAAAG actgctgacctgACCAGAACTTTCTCCAAAGATGAAGGGCGTTTGTGCCATTAG
- the LOC127614226 gene encoding uncharacterized protein LOC127614226, whose amino-acid sequence MGRGDVVILHHASFIRTHEATPTLVLLMTLMDDTSVFFLTPLCNLKVEFRGAGVVHSSRVAIMTHYHQCGVFSWAVIHDSFFCLLCLLLLMGLLRSGQCRPAHNDVFCKALKSAVHQIDAIRETAEQLQLVRNEGLVEDLLDVRLQSLPVISITASRFQTWKANESLSQLYMQTLAFRMHVEWLKAAAESVSLPSEAARAAGVHLLQLASLIWTALIQIDAIALPPQRSSLPTVSSAFDVLRYSVEMSRRLKVFCHWSKRLVRHLHIKALCSCPPSRSP is encoded by the exons ATGGGGAGAGGTGATGTGGTCATTTTACACCACGCGTCTTTCATCAGGACACACGAGGCCACGCCCACTTTGGTCCTTTTGATGACTTTGATGGATGACACAAGTGTTTTCTTCTTGACTCCTTTGTGTAATTTGAAAGTAGAATTTAGAGGAGCCGGTGTTGTTCATTCATCACGTGTGGCGATCATGACGCATTATCATCAATGTGGTGTTTTCTCCTGGGCGGTGATCCATGACTCCTTCTTTTGTCTCCTGTGCCTGCTGCTCTTGATGGGGCTGCTGCGATCGGGACAGTGTCGCCCAGCCCACAACGACGTCTTCTGCAAGGCGCTCAAGTCGGCTGTCCATCAAATAGACGCCATCAGGGAGACCGCGGAGCAACTCCAACTCGTG CGCAACGAAGGGCTTGTGGAGGACTTGTTGGATGTCCGACTACAAAGTCTTCCTGTCATATCGATCACCGCTTCTCGCTTCCAAACATGGAAG GCCAACGAATCTCTGTCCCAGCTGTACATGCAGACTCTGGCCTTCAGAATGCACGTGGAGTGGCTCAAGGCAGCCGCAGAAAGTGTCAGCTTGCCCTCCGAGGCTGCGAGGGCCGCCGGTGTTCACCTGCTGCAACTGGCCAGCCTCATCTGGACGGCCCTGATTCAG ATCGACGCGATTGCCCTTCCGCCGCAGCGTTCGTCACTTCCCACGGTCTCCTCTGCGTTTGACGTTCTCCGCTACTCAGTGGAGATGTCTCGCAGATTGAAGGTGTTCTGCCACTGGTCCAAACGGCTCGTACGCCATCTGCACATAAAGGCGCTCTGCTCTTGTCCTCCATCCAGAAGTCCGTGA